From a single Prosthecobacter sp. genomic region:
- a CDS encoding DUF1552 domain-containing protein: MRSNHLIDRRACLKGVGASLALPLLETMGWAEAVRGKAVKPPVRIGFMYMPHGVIMDQFWPATAESFLKSPPPALESLRPVLDQILLMKGISGVPISPFNGAPHALELSTWLTARLPDVDRRSQINIAISADQIAANYMGGLTSLPSLELATMPQTHKENQEGLNEGYYSHCSYRSPTQAVPAETNPRNVLNRLFGKSDKPGKAGQTDPLDRQMLDLVIGGAKDLRKKLPQNDQHKLDEYLDSVRSVERRIASIEYRQKEAALEKAGVASSKRNASDSPSIEIKIPVGDKRSEYMQVMCDLNVLAFQTDTTRVSTYIGSTPNGVSYPELGFTDTHHSQTHHNNEAGKAGKVAAITKFNIDQFAYMVKKMASLREGEGTLLDNCLMMWGSGLEDGNKHSRENLPFIIAGKGGGSVNTGRFFANTKGNQGDLLTTILACAGVPLDRPIGIATKQLTEMMKV, translated from the coding sequence ATGAGAAGCAATCACCTCATTGATCGCCGCGCCTGCTTGAAAGGCGTCGGAGCCTCGCTCGCGCTGCCGCTTTTGGAAACCATGGGCTGGGCCGAGGCCGTCAGGGGCAAGGCGGTCAAGCCGCCGGTGCGCATCGGTTTCATGTACATGCCGCATGGCGTCATCATGGATCAGTTCTGGCCCGCGACAGCGGAGAGCTTTCTGAAGTCACCCCCGCCCGCTTTGGAATCGCTTCGGCCTGTGCTCGACCAGATTCTGCTGATGAAGGGCATCTCGGGCGTGCCGATCTCTCCTTTCAATGGCGCACCTCATGCGCTGGAACTCTCCACCTGGCTCACTGCGCGACTGCCGGATGTGGACAGGCGCAGTCAGATCAACATCGCCATCTCGGCGGACCAGATCGCCGCGAATTACATGGGCGGACTCACTTCCCTGCCCTCGTTGGAACTCGCGACGATGCCGCAGACGCACAAGGAGAACCAGGAAGGCCTCAACGAAGGTTACTACTCGCACTGCAGCTACCGCTCGCCCACCCAGGCTGTGCCTGCCGAGACAAATCCGCGCAACGTGCTGAACCGCCTGTTTGGAAAGTCTGACAAGCCCGGAAAGGCAGGCCAAACCGACCCGCTGGACCGCCAGATGCTGGACCTGGTCATCGGCGGCGCGAAGGATCTGCGAAAGAAGCTGCCACAAAACGATCAACACAAGCTCGATGAATATCTCGACAGTGTTCGCTCCGTCGAGCGCCGCATCGCCTCCATCGAGTATCGCCAGAAGGAGGCCGCTTTGGAAAAAGCAGGCGTCGCCTCAAGCAAACGCAACGCCTCCGATTCACCATCCATCGAGATCAAGATCCCGGTGGGCGACAAGCGCAGCGAATACATGCAGGTCATGTGCGACCTCAACGTGCTGGCCTTCCAGACCGACACGACCCGCGTCAGCACCTACATCGGCTCCACACCGAATGGCGTTTCCTATCCGGAGCTCGGCTTCACGGACACCCATCACTCCCAAACCCATCACAACAATGAGGCTGGCAAGGCCGGTAAAGTCGCCGCCATTACCAAGTTCAACATCGACCAGTTCGCCTACATGGTGAAGAAGATGGCCAGCCTGCGTGAGGGCGAAGGCACCCTGCTCGACAACTGCCTCATGATGTGGGGTTCCGGCCTTGAGGACGGCAACAAGCACTCCCGCGAAAATCTTCCCTTCATCATTGCCGGCAAGGGCGGCGGCTCCGTCAACACGGGGCGTTTCTTTGCTAATACCAAGGGCAACCAAGGCGACCTGCTCACCACGATTCTCGCCTGCGCCGGTGTGCCGCTGGATCGCCCCATCGGCATCGCGACCAAGCAGTTGACCGAGATGATGAAAGTCTGA
- a CDS encoding DUF1592 domain-containing protein: MALSLLCLALALTHSCPAQTAEDQEASAQLANAKKSFKQHVEPFVKNYCVECHGNRKSKSAINFEVAVRKPGDAAFSEKWTQAFANVNAHDMPPEDEDKQPTDTERQGFLDSIAKIKYLSARDPGPFVIRRLTKMEYGNTLHDLFGVDPAVANELPDEVAGEGYMNSLSPLQSEQYLGIANEVLNRTLAPKGKPSTEVQKRLLGDLPMPGADLRTEAGKIARSVARLAYRRPPSDAEVDTLLGVFDLGRANKLDYTESLRLMLKAVLVSPQFLFITPAKEADAGQKIVPLDDHQLASRLSYLLWATMPDAELSELADAGELHEPKTLKAQAKRLLAGRRARALFDGFGAQWLGLAELKDKTFDTAKFPQMTSVMRTAMYEEARLFFDSIVRENRSVVGFVDSDYTFLNGTLATLYGLEKTVTGPAMRQVKLTNANRGGILGMPGILATTSFPNRTSPVKRGVWVLEQVLGQHVPPAPPNVPTLEKQDQKKVANLTLRQRTELHRTNAVCANCHKILDPIGFGLENFDAIGRWRDQDDTGGKIDAAGELPGGKRFSSPKELKTIIAARKDDLARNLTEKLLAYALCRKLEGYDEIVVDRLIGTIAKDGYLMQTLITEIVTSYPFTNRRIQ, translated from the coding sequence ATGGCACTGTCCCTGCTGTGCCTTGCGCTTGCCTTGACTCACTCGTGTCCGGCGCAGACGGCCGAAGACCAAGAAGCATCCGCGCAGTTGGCGAATGCGAAAAAGTCCTTCAAGCAGCACGTCGAGCCTTTCGTGAAGAATTACTGCGTGGAATGCCACGGGAACCGGAAGTCGAAGAGCGCGATCAACTTCGAGGTGGCGGTGCGGAAGCCCGGCGACGCGGCGTTCAGCGAAAAGTGGACGCAGGCCTTCGCCAACGTGAACGCGCATGACATGCCGCCTGAGGACGAGGACAAGCAGCCGACGGACACGGAGCGCCAAGGCTTCCTGGACAGCATCGCCAAGATCAAATACCTCAGCGCGCGCGATCCCGGCCCCTTTGTGATCCGCCGCCTGACAAAGATGGAGTATGGCAACACGCTGCATGATCTCTTCGGCGTTGATCCAGCAGTGGCCAATGAACTGCCGGATGAAGTGGCGGGCGAGGGCTACATGAACTCGCTCTCGCCGCTGCAGTCGGAGCAGTATCTCGGCATCGCCAATGAAGTGCTGAACCGGACTCTGGCCCCGAAGGGAAAACCGTCCACGGAAGTGCAGAAGCGTCTGTTGGGTGATTTGCCCATGCCCGGAGCCGATCTACGCACGGAGGCGGGCAAGATCGCCCGATCAGTGGCCCGTCTTGCGTATCGCCGCCCGCCCTCGGATGCGGAGGTGGACACGCTGCTGGGTGTCTTCGATCTCGGTCGCGCCAACAAACTCGACTACACGGAATCGCTGCGCCTGATGCTCAAGGCGGTGCTCGTCTCCCCACAGTTCCTCTTCATCACTCCCGCGAAGGAGGCGGACGCGGGCCAGAAGATCGTGCCGCTCGATGATCATCAACTCGCATCTCGTTTGTCCTATCTGCTGTGGGCGACGATGCCCGATGCGGAGCTGTCCGAACTCGCCGATGCCGGTGAACTCCACGAACCGAAGACACTCAAAGCGCAGGCGAAGCGTTTGCTCGCGGGCCGTCGTGCGCGAGCCTTGTTTGACGGCTTTGGAGCCCAGTGGTTGGGACTGGCAGAGCTGAAAGACAAGACCTTCGACACCGCGAAGTTCCCGCAGATGACGAGCGTTATGCGCACGGCGATGTATGAAGAAGCGCGGCTGTTCTTTGACAGCATCGTGCGCGAGAACCGCAGCGTCGTCGGCTTCGTGGACAGTGATTACACCTTCCTCAACGGCACCCTGGCCACGCTTTACGGCCTGGAAAAAACCGTCACCGGACCAGCCATGCGTCAGGTGAAGCTAACGAATGCGAATCGCGGCGGCATCCTCGGCATGCCCGGCATTCTGGCGACGACCTCCTTTCCCAACCGAACCAGCCCCGTGAAACGCGGCGTGTGGGTACTAGAGCAGGTGCTGGGACAACATGTTCCCCCTGCCCCGCCAAACGTGCCTACTTTGGAAAAGCAGGATCAGAAGAAAGTCGCGAACCTCACCCTGCGCCAGCGCACCGAGCTGCACCGCACGAACGCCGTCTGCGCCAACTGCCATAAGATCCTCGATCCCATCGGCTTCGGTCTCGAAAACTTCGACGCCATCGGACGTTGGCGCGATCAGGATGACACAGGCGGGAAGATCGACGCCGCAGGCGAGCTGCCTGGCGGGAAGCGCTTCTCCTCTCCGAAGGAACTGAAGACCATCATCGCCGCACGAAAGGACGATCTGGCGCGTAATTTGACCGAGAAACTTCTGGCCTACGCTCTGTGCCGAAAGCTGGAAGGCTACGACGAGATCGTGGTGGACCGCCTGATTGGAACCATCGCCAAAGATGGCTACCTCATGCAGACGCTCATCACCGAGATTGTCACGAGCTATCCCTTCACGAACCGCCGCATCCAATAA
- a CDS encoding SRPBCC family protein, producing the protein MNTDTHTIRLHRVLRAKPERVYRAFLDADAKAKWLPPHGFTGKVHHLDARVGGTYRMSFTNFTTGSSHFFGGTYTELTPYTRICYTDTFEDPNLPGEMHITVVLKEVFCGTDLHITQEGVPAVIPASACYMGWHDSLTLLAQLVEPEIPDQP; encoded by the coding sequence ATGAACACCGACACCCACACCATCCGTCTTCACCGCGTCCTCCGTGCCAAACCGGAGCGCGTCTATCGCGCCTTCCTGGATGCCGACGCCAAGGCCAAATGGCTGCCGCCCCACGGCTTCACCGGCAAGGTGCATCATCTCGACGCCCGGGTTGGCGGCACTTACCGGATGTCGTTCACGAATTTTACCACCGGATCGAGCCATTTCTTCGGCGGCACGTACACCGAACTCACGCCGTACACGCGCATTTGCTACACCGACACGTTCGAGGACCCAAATCTGCCTGGAGAAATGCACATCACGGTGGTGCTGAAGGAAGTCTTCTGCGGCACCGACCTGCACATCACGCAGGAAGGCGTGCCCGCCGTGATTCCGGCTTCGGCCTGCTACATGGGCTGGCACGATTCATTGACCCTTCTCGCTCAGCTCGTCGAGCCCGAGATCCCCGACCAGCCCTGA